The Methanobacterium lacus genome includes a region encoding these proteins:
- the pyrI gene encoding aspartate carbamoyltransferase regulatory subunit, with product MKTPRELKVKPIKNGTVIDHITANKALNVLKILGLPNKETSVTIAMNVKSSQMFAKDIVKIEGRELKSGEVDKIALIAPYATINIIRNYEILDKGKVKLTNNVKGILKCPNPNCITNTPEPVKTKFQVIDKNPLILRCYYCERIVNNDDIGIQFK from the coding sequence ATGAAAACTCCAAGGGAACTCAAGGTCAAACCCATTAAAAACGGCACAGTTATCGATCATATAACTGCAAACAAAGCTTTAAATGTTCTTAAAATATTAGGACTTCCAAATAAAGAGACCTCTGTAACCATTGCAATGAATGTTAAATCATCCCAGATGTTTGCAAAAGACATTGTTAAAATAGAGGGAAGGGAACTTAAATCTGGTGAAGTAGATAAAATTGCACTAATAGCACCCTATGCCACAATAAACATAATAAGAAATTATGAAATTTTAGATAAAGGCAAAGTAAAGCTTACTAACAATGTTAAAGGAATTTTGAAGTGTCCAAATCCTAACTGCATCACAAACACCCCTGAACCAGTGAAAACCAAGTTTCAAGTCATAGATAAAAATCCCCTAATACTCAGATGTTACTACTGCGAACGTATCGTAAACAACGACGACATAGGAATCCAATTCAAATGA
- a CDS encoding calcium/sodium antiporter produces MIDLIIFIIILIVALIIVIKSADLFVDSLVEVGESLGISQIILGVTASAIGTSLPEFGSAMIAVFSGNPDIGVGVVIGSNIWNIAGILGISSLAAGYIFVKKEELKRDGLMTLLTAAILLIFMVLFNDITRIVGVVLVVVYIIYLYILIKSQHKKSNSEDSEEESSESKKPEISGSGNDLVEEVMVSGRSRNKNILISIAGLAGLILGSRLLVYSGVEIGELTGVPQIIMGLFALAIGTSMPELVVTVRSAMKKMHSLSIGTVLGSNIFNILIGIGIPSLFMTIPVDKLAVSFDAPVMIGVTALLIILSYRKSKLSRIGGAVLISAYVAYIVTRIYLSF; encoded by the coding sequence ATGATTGATTTAATTATATTCATAATAATTTTAATAGTAGCACTGATTATTGTTATAAAATCCGCAGACTTATTTGTTGATAGTTTGGTTGAAGTAGGAGAGTCCCTTGGAATTTCTCAGATAATATTAGGAGTTACTGCCTCTGCAATTGGTACTTCACTGCCTGAATTTGGATCTGCAATGATAGCTGTGTTTTCCGGCAATCCCGACATTGGTGTTGGTGTTGTTATAGGCTCAAACATATGGAACATCGCAGGAATTCTCGGTATATCTTCGCTGGCCGCAGGATACATCTTCGTTAAAAAGGAAGAACTCAAAAGGGACGGTTTAATGACCCTTTTAACAGCAGCTATCCTCCTTATCTTCATGGTCTTGTTCAACGACATAACCAGAATAGTGGGTGTGGTCCTAGTAGTCGTATATATCATCTACCTGTACATCCTCATCAAATCACAGCACAAAAAATCAAATTCTGAAGATTCTGAAGAGGAATCAAGTGAATCTAAGAAACCTGAAATATCAGGTTCTGGAAATGATCTAGTTGAGGAAGTTATGGTTAGTGGAAGATCCAGAAACAAAAATATTCTAATTAGTATTGCAGGTCTTGCAGGGTTAATATTAGGGAGCAGATTATTGGTTTACAGCGGTGTGGAAATAGGAGAATTAACGGGTGTACCGCAGATTATTATGGGTTTATTTGCCCTTGCAATAGGAACCAGTATGCCAGAGCTTGTTGTAACCGTCAGATCTGCCATGAAGAAAATGCACAGCCTATCCATTGGTACTGTTTTGGGCAGTAACATATTTAACATTCTCATTGGTATTGGAATACCATCACTGTTCATGACCATTCCTGTGGACAAGCTTGCTGTAAGCTTTGATGCTCCTGTAATGATAGGTGTAACTGCACTTCTAATAATTTTAAGTTACAGGAAATCAAAATTATCAAGGATCGGTGGAGCGGTACTGATCAGTGCATACGTGGCCTACATAGTAACAAGAATATACCTGTCTTTTTAA